Proteins encoded within one genomic window of Oncorhynchus nerka isolate Pitt River linkage group LG17, Oner_Uvic_2.0, whole genome shotgun sequence:
- the lrrc10 gene encoding leucine-rich repeat-containing protein 10 has translation MMGNVIRGAVAFIPSERCQRFLVGDLKEMPLDRTLDLSKLQLRRLPVAACLFNELVKLYLSGNNLSTLPADLQGLRKLQLLALDFNCFEELPAAVCQLPQLNILYLGNNQLWCLPRELGELKELNTLWLETNCFTQFPSVVCDLPNLKTLHLGYNQISKLPMELGGLEELRSIWLAGNQLCEFPPVLLAMHLLAVIDVDRNKIRRFPGLSHLQGLKLVIYDHNPCVNAPVVGEGVRRVGRWADSSDDEEDGEDGLKVCETPTEVKELASEGQLDSLLEKGCGSI, from the coding sequence ATGATGGGGAACGTCATACGTGGCGCTGTGGCCTTCATCCCCTCCGAGCGCTGCCAGCGTTTCCTGGTGGGTGACCTGAAGGAGATGCCTCTTGATCGGACACTAGACCTGAGCAAACTGCAGCTGCGTCGTCTTCCTGTGGCTGCCTGCCTGTTCAATGAGCTGGTCAAGCTCTACCTAAGTGGCAACAACCTGAGCACCCTACCTGCAGACTTGCAGGGCCTGAGGAAGTTGCAACTCTTAGCTCTTGACTTCAACTGTTTCGAGGAGCTGCCTGCGGCTGTGTGTCAGCTACCTCAGCTTAACATCCTGTATCTGGGCAACAACCAGCTCTGGTGCCTCCCCCGGGAGCTGGGCGAGCTGAAAGAACTTAATACCCTGTGGTTGGAGACTAACTGTTTCACTCAGTTCCCCAGTGTGGTCTGCGACCTCCCCAACCTCAAGACGCTCCATCTGGGGTACAACCAGATAAGCAAACTGCCCATGGAGCTCGGTGGGTTAGAGGAGCTGAGGAGTATCTGGCTAGCCGGGAACCAGCTGTGTGAGTTCCCGCCAGTGTTGCTCGCCATGCACCTTCTGGCCGTGATCGATGTGGACCGCAACAAAATCCGCCGCTTTCCTGGTCTGTCCCACTTGCAGGGGTTGAAACTGGTAATCTACGACCACAACCCCTGTGTGAACGCACCTGTGGTCGGGGAGGGGGTCAGAAGGGTTGGACGCTGGGCAGACAGCTCGGATGATGAAGAGGATGGTGAGGATGGGTTGAAAGTGTGTGAGACTCCGACTGAGGTGAAGGAACTTGCCTCCGAGGGACAACTGGACTCACTACTTGAAAAGGGTTGTGGAAGCATCTGA